ACCGGCGTGGCCTGCGGCGTGGACCCGTTCGCGATGCGGCGCCGGCACCAGCTTGGTGAGGAAGGTCCAGATCTGACCGCCGCCGTAGAGGAAGAAGATCATCAGGAACAGCGTGAGGAAGGCCCCGGTGATGATCTCGGTGGCCGTGGTCGCCGTCGCGAGGGCTCCGCTGGTCAGCTTCTCCTGGTTGTGGTTGATGAAGCGGACGATGTCCGCGCCGACGTTCTCCACCTGCTTGTGGTCGAGGTGGAGCGGGCCGTCGATCAACCACTTCTTGACCGAGTCGATCGTGCCGGTCACCTGCGTGGTCAGCGCGGGAAGTCCGTTGATGAACTCCCGCACGACGAAGGCGAGGACCAAGCCGAGCACGCCGAGCATGGAGACCATCGACGTGACGACGGCCAACGACCGCGGGAATCCGGCCCGGTCCAGGACGTCGACGATCGGCACCAATCCCGCCGTCCCGAGGATCGCGATGGCGACCGGCACCAGCACCGTCTTGAAATGCATGAAGGCCAGGAACACGACGACGGCCAGCGCTCCGATGACCAGGAGGCGCCATGCCCATTCGGCGGCGGCCCGCACCCCTGGCGGGACCGGATGTTGCGCATGCGGATTGTCCTGGTTCACGAAACCAAGAGTAGGCAGGCGAAAGCCGTTTTCGCTTTAGGTACCCTGACCGGCATGGCATTTTCGCCGCGCGAGTTCTGGCGCAGGAGTCGGAAATGGCTCCGTTGGGTGCTGATCGTCGCGGTCGTGGCGGTTCT
This genomic interval from Gordonia sp. X0973 contains the following:
- a CDS encoding AI-2E family transporter → MNQDNPHAQHPVPPGVRAAAEWAWRLLVIGALAVVVFLAFMHFKTVLVPVAIAILGTAGLVPIVDVLDRAGFPRSLAVVTSMVSMLGVLGLVLAFVVREFINGLPALTTQVTGTIDSVKKWLIDGPLHLDHKQVENVGADIVRFINHNQEKLTSGALATATTATEIITGAFLTLFLMIFFLYGGGQIWTFLTKLVPAPHRERVHAAGHAGFGTLVGYVRATVAVALVDAVGIGIGLAILNVPLALPLASLVFLGAFIPIVGALVTGGVAVVVALVTNGWVAALVALGIVVGVMQLESHVLQPFLLGRSVRLHPVAVVLGIAGGIVLAGIAGGLLSVPLIAFLNTAIRELHAYPGAVAEPTGTGDLIGGVVLDADPDPPTWDSR